A genomic window from Blastococcus saxobsidens DD2 includes:
- the selD gene encoding selenide, water dikinase SelD codes for MTTAPARVRLTQYAHGGGCACKIPPGELEAVVAGLSAQGPVDPAAELIIGLDDGDDAAVVRIPGGQGLVLTTDFFTPVVDDAYTFGRIAAANALSDVYAMGGIPVVAVNLLGWPRDVLPAELAAEVLRGGLEVAQQAGCHVGGGHSIDDPEPKYGMAVTGIVDVDRIITNSGAVAGTPLTLTKPLGVGVLNSRMKATGEVSEEAVAAMTALNRDAGRAAVQAGIRAGTDVTGFGLLGHLYKMARASGVTAVVDAAAVPYLTGAREALAEGFVSGGTRRNLDWVRPHTDLSAVPEDEALLLADAQTSGGLLLAGEIPGSPVIGEFVPRGEFVVVIR; via the coding sequence GTGACCACCGCACCCGCCAGAGTCAGGCTCACCCAGTACGCGCACGGCGGCGGTTGCGCCTGCAAGATCCCGCCGGGTGAGCTGGAGGCGGTGGTCGCCGGTCTGTCGGCCCAGGGCCCGGTCGACCCGGCGGCCGAACTGATCATCGGGCTCGACGACGGCGACGACGCGGCCGTCGTCCGCATCCCCGGCGGCCAGGGCCTGGTGCTCACCACCGACTTCTTCACCCCCGTGGTCGACGACGCGTACACGTTCGGCCGCATCGCCGCGGCGAACGCGCTGTCGGACGTCTACGCCATGGGCGGCATCCCGGTCGTCGCGGTCAACTTGCTCGGCTGGCCGCGGGACGTGCTGCCGGCCGAGCTCGCGGCGGAGGTGCTGCGCGGCGGGCTCGAGGTCGCGCAGCAGGCCGGCTGCCACGTCGGGGGCGGTCACTCCATCGACGACCCGGAGCCGAAGTACGGGATGGCCGTGACGGGCATCGTCGACGTCGACCGGATCATCACCAACTCCGGCGCGGTGGCCGGCACGCCGCTGACCCTGACCAAGCCGCTCGGGGTCGGCGTGCTCAACAGCCGGATGAAGGCGACCGGCGAGGTGTCGGAGGAGGCGGTCGCCGCCATGACCGCGCTCAACCGGGACGCCGGGCGGGCCGCCGTCCAGGCGGGGATCCGCGCGGGCACCGACGTCACCGGCTTCGGCCTGCTCGGCCACCTCTACAAGATGGCGCGGGCCAGCGGCGTCACCGCCGTGGTCGACGCTGCCGCGGTGCCGTACCTGACCGGTGCCCGCGAGGCCCTGGCCGAGGGCTTCGTGTCCGGCGGGACCCGGCGCAACCTGGACTGGGTGCGCCCGCACACCGACCTGTCGGCGGTGCCGGAGGACGAGGCGCTGCTCCTGGCCGACGCGCAGACCTCCGGCGGCCTGCTGCTGGCCGGCGAGATCCCCGGCTCGCCGGTGATCGGCGAGTTCGTGCCGCGCGGCGAGTTCGTCGTCGTCATCCGCTGA
- a CDS encoding zinc-binding dehydrogenase produces the protein MLAAFVSAPAPKDPLSVLEVGERPEPEAPEGWTTIQVKAVSLNHHDLFSLQGIGLPAERMPMILGTDAAGIDEDGNEVVVHGVISTPHWMGDETLDPKRSLLSEVHQGSMAEKVAVPRRNLLPKPAELSFAEAACLPTAWLTAYRMLFVKSGLRPGQTVLVQGASGGVATALIVLGRAAGYRMWVTGRSEEKRTAALALGAEQAFETGARLPERVDGVMETVGEATWSHSIKSLKPGGVLVTSGATTGFNPGAELNRVFFTQLSVIGSTMGTKPELEALIQMCRVTGIRPQIDVELPLTEAREGFQRMLEGRTNGKIVFTL, from the coding sequence ATGCTGGCTGCCTTCGTCTCCGCCCCCGCCCCGAAGGACCCGCTCTCCGTGCTCGAGGTGGGTGAGCGCCCCGAGCCGGAAGCGCCGGAGGGCTGGACGACGATCCAGGTGAAGGCGGTCTCGCTCAACCACCACGACCTGTTCAGTCTTCAGGGCATCGGGCTGCCGGCCGAGCGGATGCCGATGATCCTGGGCACCGACGCCGCGGGGATCGACGAGGACGGCAACGAGGTCGTCGTCCACGGGGTCATCTCCACGCCCCACTGGATGGGCGACGAGACGCTCGACCCGAAGCGCTCGCTCCTGTCGGAGGTGCACCAGGGATCGATGGCGGAGAAGGTCGCCGTCCCCCGCCGGAACCTGCTGCCCAAGCCGGCCGAGCTCTCCTTCGCCGAGGCCGCCTGCCTGCCCACCGCGTGGCTGACCGCCTACCGGATGCTCTTCGTGAAGTCCGGCCTGCGGCCGGGCCAGACCGTCCTGGTACAGGGCGCCAGCGGCGGCGTCGCGACGGCGCTGATCGTGCTCGGCCGTGCCGCCGGCTACCGGATGTGGGTCACCGGCCGGAGCGAGGAGAAGCGGACGGCGGCGCTCGCGCTCGGCGCGGAGCAGGCTTTCGAGACCGGCGCCCGGCTGCCCGAGCGGGTGGACGGCGTCATGGAGACCGTCGGCGAGGCCACCTGGAGCCACAGCATCAAGTCGCTCAAGCCCGGCGGCGTCCTGGTCACCTCCGGCGCCACCACCGGCTTCAACCCGGGCGCCGAGCTGAACCGGGTCTTCTTCACCCAGCTGTCGGTCATCGGCTCCACCATGGGCACCAAGCCGGAGCTCGAGGCCCTGATCCAGATGTGCCGGGTCACCGGGATCCGGCCGCAGATCGACGTCGAGCTGCCGCTGACCGAGGCCCGGGAGGGCTTCCAGCGCATGCTCGAGGGCCGTACCAACG